A single Ziziphus jujuba cultivar Dongzao chromosome 11, ASM3175591v1 DNA region contains:
- the LOC107433091 gene encoding uncharacterized protein LOC107433091 yields the protein MKLSTKPISSPGRREKFPPPLMRFLRSNVESRSRGRSRSSPLFMRKKNTPIETQEPSSPKVTCMGQVRIRRSSKQAANRPGRTRRPTEAAAPEPCWCKWIQNALFCHHLSGKIKPKSCGPVWRKWVLFFQVGFRRKSEIRQESSKIASKFGNTSEYSEEEDEEEDENEREAKVFVSSCSLPPKNALLLTRCKSAPYRSSSLASRLWGSPLMSEETGEEEQRTEPENRQVNEKKTTSEMDSILDQEAIAIVDPKIEEKLGFFKQLEDSIRQRIVSESANSEEEESKTGEGGVGSARLPILTRCKSEPARIAGKKLDPESSFWKQTRLGVVDPCSTTVL from the coding sequence ATGAAGTTATCCACGAAACCAATATCGAGTCCGGGTCGGAGGGAGAAGTTCCCGCCTCCATTGATGAGGTTTCTGAGAAGCAATGTGGAAAGCAGAAGTAGAGGCAGGTCACGGTCAAGCCCACTGTTTATGAGAAAGAAGAACACCCCCATTGAAACCCAAGAACCATCTTCTCCAAAAGTCACTTGCATGGGCCAAGTCCGAATCAGACGGTCCTCCAAACAAGCGGCTAATAGACCAGGTCGGACACGCCGGCCGACCGAAGCAGCAGCTCCTGAACCCTGCTGGTGTAAATGGATCCAAAATGCCCTGTTTTGCCACCATCTCTCCGGGAAAATCAAGCCCAAATCGTGTGGACCCGTTTGGCGTAAGTGGGTATTGTTCTTTCAAGTGGGTTTTCGAAGAAAATCCGAAATTAGACAAGAATCGTCCAAGATTGCATCGAAATTTGGAAATACAAGTGAATATTCagaggaagaagacgaagaagaagatgaaaatgaaagaGAAGCTAAGGTTTTTGTCTCATCTTGTTCTTTGCCTCCCAAGAATGCTTTGCTACTGACTAGATGCAAGTCTGCTCCATACAGATCTTCATCTTTAGCAAGTAGATTATGGGGTTCACCTCTAATGTCCGAAGAAACAGGGGAAGAAGAACAGAGAACAGAACCAGAAAATAGACAAGTTAATGAGAAGAAAACCACATCGGAAATGGACTCCATTTTGGATCAAGAAGCTATAGCAATAGTAGACCCAAAGATTGAGGAaaaattgggatttttcaaGCAACTTGAAGATTCAATTAGACAAAGAATTGTTTCCGAATCTGCAAatagtgaagaagaagaatcaaaAACAGGGGAAGGAGGAGTAGGCTCTGCAAGACTTCCAATACTAACAAGGTGTAAATCAGAACCAGCAAGAATTGCAGGGAAGAAGCTCGATCCAGAGTCGAGTTTCTGGAAACAAACAAGGTTGGGTGTCGTTGATCCATGCTCGACGACTGTTCTGtga
- the LOC107433090 gene encoding uncharacterized protein LOC107433090 isoform X2: MWQALLAAAVAGSTGLVAKHLFKPCSADPTTTSLPEQTQKVHEDIKTQEKGVSNGGFQILSSSTFDSQLLLEDDSVCEKQEEIFQFSCSGSRGGTGVRICSRNLSKRPGVPSRGLKKGGGSEGSNRGVEPGRRRKRVGVCLKKRRTIKNAAGNRGSRFSDDAFLFNWALGLGIMCMLLARKAEISKLNIAMGETATVLQELKAELHKRKSSCSLHVSSSAGEVIANSQPTSWKHIQTRLHKSCADNQGPNDVKICSFPTVDDGECLSSVITEEPETEVQEMDQLEEELESELQKLPWCTVEGPHHEGLKDLIEV, translated from the exons ATGTGGCAAGCTCTCTTGGCCGCCGCAGTTGCTGGATCCACTGGTCTCGTCGCCAAGCACTTGTTCAAGCCATGTTCCGCCGATCCCACTACCACTTCCCTGCCTGAACAAACCCAAAAGGTTCACGAAGACATTAAAACTCAGGAAAAGGGCGTTTCTAATGGGGGTTTCCAGATTCTAAGCTCTTCCACATTTGACTCTCAACTGTTGTTGGAAGATGATAGTGTTTGTGAGAAACAAGAGGAAATCTTTCAGTTTTCCTGTTCTGGCTCTCGTGGTGGAACTGGGGTAAGAATTTGTTCCAGGAATTTGAGCAAGAGACCCGGGGTTCCGAGTCGTGGGTTGAAAAAAGGAGGTGGGAGTGAAGGATCTAATCGAGGAGTGGAGCCCGGGAGGCGTAGGAAAAGGGTCGGTGTTTGCTTGAAGAAGAGGAGGACTATCAAGAATGCCGCTGGAAATCGTGGATCGCGCTTCTCTGATG ATGCCTTCTTGTTTAATTGGGCTCTTGGTCTTGGGATCATGTGTATGCTGTTAGCTAGAAAAGCTGAAATCAGTAAACTTAATATTGCAATGGGTGAGACTGCAACAGTTCTTCAGGAGTTAAAAGCCGAACTTCATAAAAGGAAATCATCCTGCAGTTTGCATGTTTCCAGTTCTGCCGGTGAAGTCATCGCAAACAGTCAGCCTACTAGCTGGAAGCATATTCAGACACGACTTCATAAGTCATGTGCAGATAATCAAGGCCCTAATGACGTAAAGATTTGCAGTTTCCCTACAGTTGATGATGGCGAATGTTTAAGTAGTGTTATTACTGAAGAGCCTGAGACAGAGGTACAAGAAATGGATCAGCTGGAAGAAGAGCTTGAGTCCGAGCTGCAAAAACTTCCATGGTGCACTGTAGAAGGTCCTCACCACGAGGGATTGAAGGATCTGATTGAGGTAT AA
- the LOC107433090 gene encoding uncharacterized protein LOC107433090 isoform X1, which translates to MWQALLAAAVAGSTGLVAKHLFKPCSADPTTTSLPEQTQKVHEDIKTQEKGVSNGGFQILSSSTFDSQLLLEDDSVCEKQEEIFQFSCSGSRGGTGVRICSRNLSKRPGVPSRGLKKGGGSEGSNRGVEPGRRRKRVGVCLKKRRTIKNAAGNRGSRFSDDAFLFNWALGLGIMCMLLARKAEISKLNIAMGETATVLQELKAELHKRKSSCSLHVSSSAGEVIANSQPTSWKHIQTRLHKSCADNQGPNDVKICSFPTVDDGECLSSVITEEPETEVQEMDQLEEELESELQKLPWCTVEGPHHEGLKDLIEKFQLKVDRQGSDAHRFHGILPAELDQKLCHLLIQQQENQIVALESDLH; encoded by the exons ATGTGGCAAGCTCTCTTGGCCGCCGCAGTTGCTGGATCCACTGGTCTCGTCGCCAAGCACTTGTTCAAGCCATGTTCCGCCGATCCCACTACCACTTCCCTGCCTGAACAAACCCAAAAGGTTCACGAAGACATTAAAACTCAGGAAAAGGGCGTTTCTAATGGGGGTTTCCAGATTCTAAGCTCTTCCACATTTGACTCTCAACTGTTGTTGGAAGATGATAGTGTTTGTGAGAAACAAGAGGAAATCTTTCAGTTTTCCTGTTCTGGCTCTCGTGGTGGAACTGGGGTAAGAATTTGTTCCAGGAATTTGAGCAAGAGACCCGGGGTTCCGAGTCGTGGGTTGAAAAAAGGAGGTGGGAGTGAAGGATCTAATCGAGGAGTGGAGCCCGGGAGGCGTAGGAAAAGGGTCGGTGTTTGCTTGAAGAAGAGGAGGACTATCAAGAATGCCGCTGGAAATCGTGGATCGCGCTTCTCTGATG ATGCCTTCTTGTTTAATTGGGCTCTTGGTCTTGGGATCATGTGTATGCTGTTAGCTAGAAAAGCTGAAATCAGTAAACTTAATATTGCAATGGGTGAGACTGCAACAGTTCTTCAGGAGTTAAAAGCCGAACTTCATAAAAGGAAATCATCCTGCAGTTTGCATGTTTCCAGTTCTGCCGGTGAAGTCATCGCAAACAGTCAGCCTACTAGCTGGAAGCATATTCAGACACGACTTCATAAGTCATGTGCAGATAATCAAGGCCCTAATGACGTAAAGATTTGCAGTTTCCCTACAGTTGATGATGGCGAATGTTTAAGTAGTGTTATTACTGAAGAGCCTGAGACAGAGGTACAAGAAATGGATCAGCTGGAAGAAGAGCTTGAGTCCGAGCTGCAAAAACTTCCATGGTGCACTGTAGAAGGTCCTCACCACGAGGGATTGAAGGATCTGATTGAG AAATTTCAGCTAAAGGTAGACAGACAAGGTTCTGATGCCCATAGATTCCACGGAATATTGCCAGCAGAACTAGATCAGAAACTGTGTCATTTACTCATTCAACAACAGGAAAACCAAATAGTGGCGCTGGAATCTGACTTGCATTGA